A segment of the Vespula pensylvanica isolate Volc-1 chromosome 9, ASM1446617v1, whole genome shotgun sequence genome:
CTCTTTATGTCGtcacgaaaatatttattctttctgttCATGTTCTATTGAAAGTTTCGTTACGTCTAAAACGACAAACTACACGAACGTACGGAATATTATACGtaacaaagaaattaaaaaaaaaaaaaataaataactattagGCATGTCATAATTATTTGTTGACCAATTTATGAAACTCTctaatgatatttcattttatcttgtGAAAGCATTAATATATAGTCTCATTGtgcgtaaattattattactgtataatttaatatatttttttctaatttacttttattaccttttcttaattatttcgtCCTTTCTTTAAAATGATCCTTTCggtaataattgttaaaaatgaatattttttacaggGATTTCTTACCAAGAGGTTCTGGTATTGTAACTAGAAGACCACTCATCTTACAATTGATTAATAGCACTACGGGTGAGTCATCACAATATAATCTCATTACCAAAGtatgtttgaaaaatatacaaagagaaaaattatgtttgtatcaaataaaatttatatatacatacatacatacacatatatatatgtatatatatatatcaaaagtcTGTATGTGGTTGCTCTCTGTTATCATGGCTTCCTGTATATCTGAGTTTATAACAAACAGGAAATTCAGTACATTgccatctctttctattcagATATTCTatctaaatctttttataaaagattcacatacaaatatttgttGTAACAaggataatattaatgaatattttttatgattacagAATTTGCAGAATTTTTGCATTGCAAAGGCAAGAAGTTTGTGGACTTTGATGaagtacgaaaagaaatagaatctGAAACAGATAGAGTAACAGGCAGTAATAAGGGTATCTCTAATATACCTATAAATTTAAGAGTATATTCACCTAAtggtaattataattttattactatattcaTGTGATAATCAAACGATTTGAACTAATAGAGAAATtacttctattctttcttagTTCTCAATCTTACATTGATTGATCTACCTGGTCTTACAAAAGTGCCAATTGGAGATCAACCAGCTGATATAGAAGCTCAAATTAAAGCAATGATTTTTCAATTCattagaagagaaaattgtCTTATATTGGCAGTTACACCAGCTAATACCGACTTGGCAAATAGTGATGCTTTAAAACTTGCTAAAGAAGTTGATATACaaggtaatattttttacatttatcaaacagctttataagtatataaataacaatataaaataattgataaggTGTACGTACCATCGGAGTTATTACTAAATTGGATCTTATGGATGATGGGACTGATGCAAGAGATATCTTGGAGAATAAGCTGTTACCTTTGCGAAGAGGCTACATAGGTGTTGTTAATAGAAGTCAAAAAGATATTGAAGGGCgtaaggatataaaaaatgcTTTGGCagctgaaagaaaattttttcttaggTAAATAACTAATATGATTATCTATGTCATCTTGGTGAATACATtttcaaatgtaaaaaatatttatttgttacacTAGCCATCCATCTTATCGACACTTAGCAGATAGATTGGGTACACCTTATCTGCAACGAGTTCTAAATCAACAGCTTACAAATCACATCAGGGATACCCTTCCTGCCTTACGAGATAGACTACAAAAACAGCTTCTTACACTGGAAAAAGATGTTGAACAGTATAAACATTTTAGACCGGATGATCCTGCTATTAAGACAAAGGCTATGTTACAGTAAGTGagagtaaatttttattttataaatgtgtttttgaatttttctatgaactgtataatatttaaactacACATTACAAAAGACGTACAATCTAGTTTATTCCTTAAAAAGTTGCTTATGGGTGGAGGGTCCTGACATTTTAcacaattatttgtttttgtttattttttatttttcagatcaattcaaatgtatatgtaggtatcTTCTCTTATGTATTTGAAGATTTTTTGATAGATTGTGTGTTGTTTGCTTAAAAGACTATTAAATAAAcagatctattaaaaatatcattttatatatttcagtaaaataatttcattattacgcttcatttattattttaagaaatggTGTGATTATTGATTTTGAATGCAGACAGCAAAATAAAACTGAATAACATACTAACGATTTGATACATTAGAAAATATGCATGATATTTTTTGAAGAATACAAAGCTTTTGCGCAAACtctataatttaattcattcaatgaaatacttttttaaatgagaataattttatgttgAAACTCAACATATAAATAGAGAAGTAATTTTGTTACATAGGATTATGTAATTGCTTTTGATCTTGTATAATATCAAGACTCTCTACCcataatattaacatttaatacacaagtttttatatttcattttaaacatttttaaggATGATACAACAACTTCAGTCAGATTTTGAACGGACTATAGAAGGTTCTGGTTCAGCGCAAATTAACACAAATGAACTTAGTGGTGGagcaaaaataaatagattatttcACGAACGTTTTCCatttgaaattgttaaaatgGAATTTGACGAAAAAGAACTCAGAAGAGAAATTGCTTTTGCTATCAGAAATATTCATGGTTAGTTAAATCTCTAATTAtgcttcttatttctttatattaaattacaaaattttagatactattttttaatcttacagGTATCAGGGTAGGATTATTCACGCCAGATATGGCCTTTGAGGCAATAGTCAAAAAGCAAATTAACAGGCTAAAAGAGCCTAGCCTAAAATGTGTGGACCTAGTCGTACAAGAACTTAGTAATGTTGTTCGTATTTGTACAGATAGGGTATgttatattcttcttccttttttttttcaaatttataataattatcatatgaaatttaacatattataattttatattatagatgtCACGTTATCCTAGattaagagaagaaacagaacGTATTATAACTACTCACGTTCGACAACGTGAACAAATGTGTAAAGAGCAACTAGTACTTTTAGTGGATTGTGAGCTTGCATACATGAATACGAATCATGAAGATTTTATTGGTTTTGCCAAGTAAGTATCATTTGAATATTCTTTGTCTGTACATTATTCTAGATGTAATTAGTATTCatgaaagtaaataatatgatacaagaaattaaatttttgcaAGTTTGGTATAATCACTTTTGTGTGTGGCTTTTGTTACATATGTGCCtgctattatattttctttgattttattttaatatatatgagtTACAATATATagtcgatataatatataacattcaATGATGTATGCCAAACATTTctaatgttatattaataacattcgcaaaatatcaatcaaaatatttcattacttaaaaaatcaaatagtTAATTTTGTAGAATAAACATTATGTTTTAGTCCATATCATCGCTAAACTTAGAAATtgtagtatataaaaaaaaaaaaaaaaagaaaaaaaaacacaacaAACAAACAACTCTCAAGTTTGTGTCAAATcatgcaaaaataatatttaaagatcTTATTTTGTCTTAAACAaaaactttgttttttatataaataataaactaacataatagatattaatttagtTAACTAATCATATTTgagcaaaattattttatttttataaaaactattactgctaatattaaagtattaaaatgCATGATGACACATTCTAATGTTCAAATGAGCAATAATACATTATTGAATTCACATTGAAGAGTGCTTACAAACTCATAGAAACAATATTTCACAAATATGAGTTTTTTTAGGTGCAACATATgaacaatttaatttattgatttagctgtaaaatttttttattttttattatttatctttaattgtCTTTTTAGAAAATGCTTTTTTCACAATCAATGCATGCAGTATATTATCCATTTGGTTCAATCTAGTTAATTTATGCGAATATATTCAATACATTTTgcttcataaaaaattatgtaactTTAGCTCTTTAGTAATAACTATTTCATTGCTTCAAATGCTTTTTCGCGCATTTATTGTACTCATTCGCTGCTGCTCAGGTGTGATATATATCTGTGAAAGTTTTTTATgctttttttgtcattttggttataatgcaaatatttttcttttagtatcatttatttttaatattacatatatgcatcTTTTTGgtttaaatcattttacacaaataaaaatagaatgataTCATATGTAATACCAGAGATATTCTcacttgtatgtatataaatattaaatgatgtTTTTTAGGAAAGATACATGAAATTCTAACAATAAGTACTTATTTAACTTCCTTTTGCATGATTTTATACCTAAATGCCTAAttaatatgtgtgtacatgttAACAATCtttgcaataaaatttattcttgtatctgttatataacaattttgttGTGAGAAAATTGGGATtcatttataagaatatatctaaaatatataatgaaatccCGCttattaccaaaaaaaaagaacgaaaaaaaatatctctggCATATATTATCAGTACTAGTtagataattattcattttaagtatttatttcatattcattGTACAAGCAAACAGTCTAAAtgatgaaaacaaataaattttgaaataacaataatgatgtTGCTGACAAATAATGCCATAAACTTCTTAATTTAACTTCTAGTACCATACTGGGTAAggcatatttaaatatatactatatatatacttctctaTATCACTAAtgttaattgaataaatatttcctataaagaaaaatttttatgcatgaattatatcatatatgccTTGCTCTGATCAACATAACATGTATACTTTCCCCCACAAATGTCTCTATTCATGATCgacttctttatattttacaattaaaaaaatgatttaattgtaTCGGCAGCGCGGCGGCCAGTAGCCATAATGCAAGGtaagaaatgttaaaatacattgacaaaaaaatttccactacattttttgttccttccaTTTTCACGCTTTCTCTTATGCTTATCCTTCCGATAATGTTTTTGGCTTTTACCTTACAATGatgttttattacaatatatatatatatatatatatataaatcgcaACCGACAGCAATCTCTGGcttgatttaatattattccttATGATGAATGTATAAAGGACatccaaaaaaatattttcatattataatatataccattgtgataaagtttaatataacaaaaactGCACTATggtatattattctttaattgaaatttaatattttcccaCACATGCTCtctgatcatttatttttatttattgtttaataatattatagatttttaattatacatttcttatatGATTTATCATTTATGATGGATGTGATATTAGTACTTTGAGGAGCATAATTATGGaagattgtttttctttaaaattttttcaacataaattgtttataatgtgatattaaatataaaatgatacttCTTAGAACTCTATTccaatttgaattatttctgttttagTTGTATCTTCATTACATGTtacattatgtattatatattaataaattttttttttaaataaaacaagtaATTGATATACGAAATAATGTAAGTCATTCATGAATATTTAGACAAAAATAATGTACTAAACACAGCAACATCAATTCTACGTTTTTGTTTCACATTCCAAACCATTTCATACATTTAAAATGTGCTTAAGCAATACATTATGTTAATAAGAAGTTGCTTCGATTGCAGGTGTAAATAGTTCTCTTTGCAGTGTGTAAATACTATTTTTTGAATGATTGTTACAAGGTATATTTACAagcttattttaaaaattacaggaatatgatatatacatgtctgcatgtttgaaatttttttacagcattttataatttcaaaatgtgGCACAGTAGAATGTTTCAAAGTTCTTCACagtcaatgaaaaaagaaatgttacacaaaattttgctttttcaaGAATGCTAAGAAAGTTACTTCTTCATttaaaatacacatatattctatattttttcttataattttttttatttatattgcatttattttgcaatttttcttctatagtCATTAAGacatatttaaaaacttttgctctaatattataatataacatgtttgcataattttttaaacctAATGCTAGGATTTTTACCCTGCTAGTTTGTTCAATAAAAGTGTGACTAGTGCAATTTTCGTGGTACACTATTATGGTGGGCCTTGcacaagaatatataaaagtttctctttttatacatttcattatatatccttttttatgtTACAGTGCTCAGCAATCATCAGAAAATGCAGTTAAGGCTGGACGACATACTTTAGGCAACCAAGTAATACGTAAAGGTTACATGTGTATTCATAATCTTGGTATTATGAAAGGAGGATCCAAAGACTACTGGTTTGTTTTGACCGCCGAAAGTATTTCTTGGTTCAAAGATGAAGAggtaaataattttccaaaacagaattaaaattttttatttattttatatctattaatatatttatttttaattcattttaaaggaacgcgaaaagaaatatatgctACCTCTTGATGGTTTGAAACTGCGCGATTTAGAACAAGGCTTCATGTCTCGACGACATCTTTTTGCATTATTCAATCCTGAAGGAAGGAACGTTTATAAAGATTCTAAACAACTTGAATTAAGTTGTGAAACACAGGATGATGTTGATTCTTGGAAGGCTTCGTTACTCAGAGCTGGAGTATATCCTGAGAAATCAACAGAGCAAGCAAATGGTGAAGGAGAGGTAatgtatctatacatatttcaatcacacacacacatcatttttctttttgtatttaaggtgaaaacaaatgttatatgtataaaatctGTAACTTTTTATAGATTCTTATTCCTAAATGTATCAATGTATATGTGACTAGATATGTTAATACTAAtgtttatcataaaaaaaaaaaaaatgtttgtttcttttatttgaaataatagttatttattactttacaCTCAACTTTCCATAAAAGTTTCTCAAATTAGGGTATacctattaaaaatattagtcgaaatattaatattgtattaaactTATTAGATCagtattttatgatttattttaggATAAGCAGAGGGTGAgttgaatgaaaagaaagagtgattCGAATTCTTGTTTCATTTCGAAATGAGAAAACTAACTGTGTGGTGGTGTGATTTAGTTTagcttataaaaataattaaagatttgtctgaaaaaatttaatcataaACTGTGTGATTTTGCATGTTgtcatttttgataaaatttaatcaatataGTATTTCTATTGTTTGTGTATCTATAATgaaatctttttgtttaaaattttgaACAACTAAAGGAAGGATATGAGGTTTGTAAAATTGTATAGAACTTGTACTATTCTGGAACATACAGCACATATGATTACTACATACACCTCCACTCAGCATATTACACTActtaagtaatatttaattgatcaaaaaaatatataaactccAATTAATTCAAGcataataatgatgaaaaaattgtgaaatgctatttataatgtaaatgaTCATTTAAGTACTgctaagaaataattttatatatatacttactataCATTGATGTAgtaatagaatttaatatatttagtttGTATTGATTACAATACAAagtttcgatataattataatgttgATAGTatagttttttgttttgttttatatagatcatatagttcttttcttatgaaatatatttgattatttattttatatcaaaaagatcaaatttcttacatttcatttatatgttTAGGGTGGTACAGAAGGTCAATCTTCAATGGATCCTCAGTTAGAACGTCAAGTGGAGACAATTAGGAATCTAGTAGATTCTTACATGAAAATTGTTACAAAAACTACCCGTGATCTTGTTCCAAAGACAATTATGCATCTCATCATTAATAATGCAAAAGACTTTATTAATGGAGAATTATTGGCACATCTTTATGCAAGTGGTGATCAGGTaagaaaataacatatttattatataatttattgttatcacTTTTCTATTTACCTCAATCTATCTACCAGTCATTACGTATTCCTACATTTTTTAGTTGACAGAAgatgaaatagatatattcaaGAATTTCATTGATCCTGTAATTGTAAGTCCTATCCCTCCAACAAATCCTATTTCCATAATTTCCTTATATAAGTGACAtgcattccttttttttacattactttaatttttttttatatccaataataccattattattatgcttttatttgattataggCATCTATGATGGAAGAGTCTCCTGAAGAAGcacagaaaagagaagaaatgttACGCATGTATCATGCATGT
Coding sequences within it:
- the LOC122631998 gene encoding dynamin isoform X10, whose amino-acid sequence is MAGNMGMEQLIPIVNKLQDAFTQLGVHMQLDLPQIAVVGGQSAGKSSVLENFVGKDFLPRGSGIVTRRPLILQLINSTTEFAEFLHCKGKKFVDFDEVRKEIESETDRVTGSNKGISNIPINLRVYSPNVLNLTLIDLPGLTKVPIGDQPADIEAQIKAMIFQFIRRENCLILAVTPANTDLANSDALKLAKEVDIQGVRTIGVITKLDLMDDGTDARDILENKLLPLRRGYIGVVNRSQKDIEGRKDIKNALAAERKFFLSHPSYRHLADRLGTPYLQRVLNQQLTNHIRDTLPALRDRLQKQLLTLEKDVEQYKHFRPDDPAIKTKAMLQMIQQLQSDFERTIEGSGSAQINTNELSGGAKINRLFHERFPFEIVKMEFDEKELRREIAFAIRNIHGIRVGLFTPDMAFEAIVKKQINRLKEPSLKCVDLVVQELSNVVRICTDRMSRYPRLREETERIITTHVRQREQMCKEQLVLLVDCELAYMNTNHEDFIGFANAAASSHNASAQQSSENAVKAGRHTLGNQVIRKGYMCIHNLGIMKGGSKDYWFVLTAESISWFKDEEEREKKYMLPLDGLKLRDLEQGFMSRRHLFALFNPEGRNVYKDSKQLELSCETQDDVDSWKASLLRAGVYPEKSTEQANGEGEEGYEGGTEGQSSMDPQLERQVETIRNLVDSYMKIVTKTTRDLVPKTIMHLIINNAKDFINGELLAHLYASGDQASMMEESPEEAQKREEMLRMYHACKEALRIIGDVSMATVSTPVPPPVKNDWLASGENPSLGSRVPPPVPATGRPAPAIPNRPGPGGPPPARANPGLPPPLIPSRGGGLQQRVTQAATQAAANAAVNELMDAFRIKRPVPNIPPRIPDRPYSGRLN